A region of the Candidatus Methylomirabilota bacterium genome:
CGGTTTCCCTTCGAGCGGCTCATCTCCCACGTGTTTCCGCTCGAGCGCATCTCGGAAGGCTTCCAGCAGGCGGACTGGATGCAGCGCCAGGGCGCGCCGCACGAGAAGATCTCCCGCGCGGCCATCGCCATGTGAGCCTCAGCGCCCCTGGAACTGGGGGCGCCGCTTCTCGGCGAAGGCCTTGACGCCCTCCTGGTAATCCTGGCTGTTGAAGCAGTCGGCGATCAACTTGTCGAGCAGGGCGAGGTCGCGCTGCGCGGCCGGCTTGACGAGCTGCTCCACGGTGGCCTTGGCGGAGCGGATGGTCAGCGGCGCGTTGCGCGAGATCGTGATGGCATAGTCCCGCGTGAAAGTCTCCAGCTCCGCCTTGGGCACTACGTGGTTGACCAGCCCCATGCGGAGGGCGTCCTGGGCGCTCCAGTCGGTCCGCGCGGTGAAGAAGATCTCTTTCGTATACGACGGGCCGATCAGATCCATCAACTTTTCCATGCCGTGGTAGTGGTAGCCGAGGCCCAGCCGGGCCGCGGGAATGCCGAAGCGCGCCTCGTCCGAGGCGATCCGCATATCGCAGTTCAGCGCGATGCTGACCCCGCCGCCCACGCAGTAGCCGTGAATCATGGCGAGGAGAGGCTTGGCCAGGCTGGCGAGCGCCTCCTGCCCGCGCGCGTTGATCTTTCGATACTCCGCCTCGTCGTCCATGTTCTTTCGCCGGTCCTTGAACTGCGAGATGTCGGCGCCGGCCACGAAGGCCTGGTCGCCGGCCCCGCGC
Encoded here:
- a CDS encoding enoyl-CoA hydratase, with protein sequence MSQDAPLLLEKDGPIGWIIFNRPEKRNAVGFETWQLMPDYVKDLVADDAIRVVILRGAGDQAFVAGADISQFKDRRKNMDDEAEYRKINARGQEALASLAKPLLAMIHGYCVGGGVSIALNCDMRIASDEARFGIPAARLGLGYHYHGMEKLMDLIGPSYTKEIFFTARTDWSAQDALRMGLVNHVVPKAELETFTRDYAITISRNAPLTIRSAKATVEQLVKPAAQRDLALLDKLIADCFNSQDYQEGVKAFAEKRRPQFQGR